The genomic interval TAAGGCGAACCGCCGACCAGGATGGAGAGCTCCGTCTTCTTTGTTTCGAATGGGGTGTTCCGCAATAATTGCCATTGCTCGAATGTCAGCTTCTGCAAGGAGAGGCTGCACAACTTGGACACTGCCTCGAATAAATCTCCGACAATTTCTCCTCGATTTTCGACGTCCAAGTCATCCCAGACTGTTTCCAGTGGACAGGCATCCGGGTACCATTGAGAAAGGACATAAGAAACCTTCGTACCGTCTTTCATCCAACTGTATCCAGAACCCCAGACCTTCGGAACCAGCGAAGGAAGGACGGTTCGGGCTAGGTTCGTGATTGCAGCAGTTGCCAGGGGAGATTCATTCTTTTCGTACTTTTGGATCCGTACAAACAACTGACGGGGAATCCCAGGTGGAGGTTGACTTCCTTTGAAATTCAACAGGAAGGCGCAAAAGATCATGTTATTCTGAAGGACTTGTACCTGGACCTTGGTATCGTCGGTATCCTCGCCGAGCTCAGGCATGCCCCCGAGGACATATGAGTCTGGGAACAGACCGTTGGGGTTGATGGTATAAGTAGTCATGTTGGGTTTTTGGAGTGTTGGAAGGTAATATTGCTCACTTGAATGATTTGCTTTCAGCTTAAAGTGTTGTATCTGAGTCGAGCTTGAAATATAGGTGGGAAATGAGTTGATGAGAAGGAATTCCGGCCTGCGAACACACACATTTTATAATCAGTCACTCGGGGGATGAAGACCTCTGTAATACGTCAAGAAAATGACGCGCCAGGTCGTGAACTTGACCCGGCAGCCCTTGTTAACATACAAAGTGTTGTTCGACAAAGAACGTTGGCGGCAGCCAAAGCTCACTGTTTGGAACGGCTCCTTTGACTTAGGGTTAGATCGATTTCTTCAACTATCATTGAATACTTCAACAGTGAGACTGTATTTTATGTTCATTCAACTGTTTTAGCGTACATACTGATTGCTGGCTCCTTGTCATGCGATCAAGAGTGCTTTTTGTCGCTCACCGACGGTTTCGGTGTAAAGACTCGGTAAGGCCCTAGAGGTCACAGTACACCGAGGAACCCCCACCATACCGCCCCACCAGGAATTCAAGATTCAGCAGGAGCTCTGAcctctcacctcacctccaACGCCGCCATCCTCACAAACTCCCTCTTGCAAGTATCGACACCATAAAAATCCGGCACCATGGACACCTCACGAGACTCATCGAACCTGCTGGACACGCATAATCGGCTCATTGCCGACGTCCTCTCCCGCTTCCGGATGCTCACAATGCTCGCGACGATCCAAGCTGAAGGAGAGCGTAAGAACGTTGAGCCGCAGACGGTCGCTGTGACGGGCATGTCGATGCAAATGGAATTTGAAGGACTGGTATGCCACCACTGACCACTCTATCCCCAAATTCTCCTGAAATCCAGACGCACACTGCCAATTGCGCCCACCTTTCACCTTGGAGAATGAACACAACACCCGGCTGACCATGAGACCGCAGCACGCATCAATCAAAGACCTCCTCGCACTCAGCCGCCGCCTCAAAGAGCTCTGGCTGTTCGGCAAGCTAGGACAGGGAGAAGGCGACGCTCGCATTCAGGCAGACAAGCTCCAGGCCGACGTGGTCCGGTGCGCGGAGCTCCTCAACGCCATCCAGGAGACGCGGTTCGCTGGTCTTGCAGCCGCGGCAGGGGGCAAATGGGTGCCGATGGGTCGCGCGGATGGTGCAGCTGGAGAGGGTGCTGctgcggctgctgctgctgctccccCACCTGCTGCTCCGACGGCTCCGAATGGGGCTGGTGGTGCTGCGTAGGTACGGGAGTGGATTGACTTGGGAAGTCGGAGGGAGAATGGCGAAAACTACGATTTGCATGCTTTGGCGCTTGGGCTTGGGGTCCTCGAGATGAGGACGACGTATCTCTGAACACGCAACGCTGATACCCGTATACAGAGGACGGAAAAGGGAATTTTATGCTTTTTTGGTTCTATCGTATCATTTTTATAAGCAGTCTCCGCTGCGCTGTCAACCCTGATCCTCCACATCCAGCAACTCTAGCGCCTGATTTGGCTGACTTAACCGTCACCGTTGACAGGGTTCTCGTCTTCGTCACCAAGCGCCGACTCGAGGGTCTTGCTTCCCTTCTCTTCCTTTCCGGTTCGAACCCCACCAGCCTCGATGCCGCCAGCCGTGAGCCACAGGAAATAGTCGGACTTGAAGTTATCTACCTGCTGGAAGAAGATGTGGAAGCTGGAGACATGATCAGTAAGTGTATTAAATAGAAAGGATAGGGTATCCCATACGTGTTCTCCTGCTCTTCAACCTCAAAGATGCGCTGGTAGATCTGCTTATCCTTGAAGGCCTGCAATTTCTCATCATACTTCGTAAAGTCGATCGTCTCCTTGCCAAAGTTATCTGCCGCCCGCTTGTTGTAGGCATCGAACACGGGTCGCTCCAAAAGAAGACCCAGACCAGGAGCCTTGGGAATCGCGATCCTCGTGGGACCGTAACTCTCCTTGATGCGCTCCAGTGGGGTGGCGCAACGGACGACGAGGGAAGCCATGCCGACCATCTTGCGGATCTGGTGCATCATGAAACTTTGTCCGTGGACCTTGGTGGAGACCCACTCGGTGTCGCGAATCTGAATCGGCTGCATGTTGACCTTGAAGGACTTGATGTGGCGCTTGGCTGACGGGTCCTTGAAGCTCTTCTGGACGGTGTAGTTGTGGAAGTTGATTGTGCCGCAGTACATGTTGAGGGCCTCCTGAAGCTGAGCGAGGCGCTCGGGGGTAACACGGTAACGTCTCTTGGCTGCAATGTAAGCGGCCTTGATGTCGCGCAGGGCAAAGTCAAGGGGGGTGAGGTCGCGGTTTCTGGGCTTGACGCTTCCTTCGGGGACCTCTGCGTGGGCCTTGTTCTCCTCGATGGTGGCGGGCTCGGCTGGTGTCTCCTCAGTCTTCGTCTCGGGGGCGGACTTGGCCTCGTCTGCCTGTGCGGTCGCATCCTCGTCGGCGTGGATTCGCTCCATCACCTTGGCCATGGTCTCGGGATCGAGCTTGTCGAGGATCGGCTTGATGTCCTCCTCGTCAACCTTTCTCCAGTATCCCTCGACATCGGCCAGCTTCTTTGAGAACTCCTCGTAGTAGCCCTTCTCCTTCGCGGCCTCAACCAGCTGCTTCCACAGCCAGCTGTCGGGATGAGGGGGCAGTAGGCAGTATGTCGGCATGAGGTACTCGTACCATCTCGAGTCGCAGGTTTGGTAGCAGCTGAAGGAGTTGTTGGTACGCTGGATACCCCAGACACGGATCTGGTCGGGGAGAGCAGCGTTGATTTTCTCGACAATGTCCTCGTCTTCGATAATGAGCTTCAAGCTGATGACGTTGCCAGCAGCGTGGACGCCTTTGTCGGTTCTCGCGCATCGGACGAGACTCGACTTCTTGTGGTCATCGGCATTGGCCTTTGAGATGGCTCCAGCAGCAACAAAGGCTTTGAACAAGTCTCCCTCGATTGTCTTTTCCTCATTGTTAATCTGCATGCCCTTGTAGCCCGTGCCTGAGTATCCGACCATGACGGCCACCTTTCGCTTCGGCTTGCGACCCTCGGCGGCGATCTCTTCGGCGGTGAAAGGGTTTTCGGTGGTCTCAGGGTTGCCGTCCTTGTCTACCTTTCTGCGCTTGAATTCTTGGTACTCGGCATTGCGTCCGCGCTTGTCGGTGGCCTCACGGCTATTCCCTGGTTAGACATCATTGGCGCCAGTTGCAAACACAAATAACAAGTCAATTGAAAAGGACAGAGCTTACCTCCACGCCGACCGGCCGACGTCGTGCTTCCGCTTCGGTCCGCGCGACTTGCCGCCTCGCCTGTTGTCGTCGCGCCTGTCGCCGCGTCGGCCCTCCTGTGATTTTTCCACTGCAGCACCGGGCTGGGCTGAGCCATCTGCGCGGGACTCTGATGAAATTGACGGCTTGTCGCCAGTCGGGAGGTCGGCAGGTTGCCTCGCGGGAGCACCGCCGGCCGGTTGAGGAGCATCGTCGGTCGCCATGTTCGAGTCGAGGTGGCGGACGTTCTCATCGTCCGTACAATGCAGGTGGAGTTTTTGCGCCCGCCTACAGCAGAAGCTCTTGTCAAGAAATTTTCCTGCGAGCTGCAAGGCTGCGGGACGCGGCGCGGAGAGGCGGGGCCACTCGGCTGAACACCGGTAGGTGGGGTCTCTTGATCACGCTAGTCCTGGATAGGCCTAGAGGTATCTGGCCATGCACAGACTAAAAGGAGTGATtcgataaactaataataacccccccTAGTTAAGGTAAGAGTTCCGTGTATAATAGtaggtacttagttattaatagatccCTAGGTAAatttctaactaattaggggctagaaatattttactatataatcgctttaccgctagtttaaatattatgagttttatataataagggaatatactactttacgctttattaaattatcttAGAAatgttttttaattatatctcttcttaattatattaaaattcgcttattataaccgactttataaaattatctttataaaacttatttattatatataataatattattattttaatacttttaccttagtaaagcgaatttaatttattataaaatatttaaaaaaatttagattataagagcgtatttattttatatcttaatttttataaatatcgagctcttatttataaaaagttaattaaataagtaagtattatataaattaaacctctatactaaatattaatataatacttaggttataaataataattctaataattatattattatttttaatagcttaaatatccgtactaaaacttaaaataactaaggtattattataatataatagttttaatatgcggctagtatacttaagtttcctctaattattaataataaagttatacttattattttaactaaagccttatttataaaagaaatcgagcGGCTATaggatatagtatatttaactttttatttcttaatattaggaattattaaagaatagtaaatttaatataatacttaataaggtattattaattttctaataattagtattattttaaaaaatatacttataacgcgatactattatacttattaaagtaataaagcctatttatatataccctataacgacttttattatataattattttaaaaaaccttattaaaaagtataatatattacgaaatagagttaagatatttaatattataaaaaagattattaagtaagtccggttatttaaaaaacattttaaaaacgttttaGAAACGTTTcgaaaatatttttaatcgttttttttataaataaagtactatttataccgtatacgctaaatttaaaaaaggcgttatatattaaaaatagaatacgatatatttctttaaactaaagaagatataatatagtatatatataagattacttaatcaaataatataaataacttagaaaaaacttaataagagcttattagtctttagtaatagattTTAGTATACCGAAAttcgtattttttataaagacttataaattattacttttatctaattttattaaattagaaatattatatataatatattgaaatagttataaataaaatggatacgtaatttataaagaaaaggggttaagaatattatatatttatatcgaattattaaaaacgtcctatttataataagtttattaaatattttattaaaaataaggctaagttattattaactaaataaaacttattttaaactaccatttaaacttaaaataataaagtattttattaaatattaatattttattttaaaaaatattaaaataatattatttattatcttaacgtctcataataaatataactatcctctattattattaaataaaactttaaaaactattatttaaagtattttttaagttctttagaggattaataaactaagtacgaGTCTAAACGCCTTTCTTTAATCTCCTTAACTTTAAGAATTCCTAGCTAagaataaggggtaaataattataaatatttattaaagccttataaaaatagactttttataatatattatttataaataatagacttttctattttttaagggaaattaaactttagt from Colletotrichum lupini chromosome 2, complete sequence carries:
- a CDS encoding tRNA pseudouridine synthase A, which translates into the protein MATDDAPQPAGGAPARQPADLPTGDKPSISSESRADGSAQPGAAVEKSQEGRRGDRRDDNRRGGKSRGPKRKHDVGRSAWSREATDKRGRNAEYQEFKRRKVDKDGNPETTENPFTAEEIAAEGRKPKRKVAVMVGYSGTGYKGMQINNEEKTIEGDLFKAFVAAGAISKANADDHKKSSLVRCARTDKGVHAAGNVISLKLIIEDEDIVEKINAALPDQIRVWGIQRTNNSFSCYQTCDSRWYEYLMPTYCLLPPHPDSWLWKQLVEAAKEKGYYEEFSKKLADVEGYWRKVDEEDIKPILDKLDPETMAKVMERIHADEDATAQADEAKSAPETKTEETPAEPATIEENKAHAEVPEGSVKPRNRDLTPLDFALRDIKAAYIAAKRRYRVTPERLAQLQEALNMYCGTINFHNYTVQKSFKDPSAKRHIKSFKVNMQPIQIRDTEWVSTKVHGQSFMMHQIRKMVGMASLVVRCATPLERIKESYGPTRIAIPKAPGLGLLLERPVFDAYNKRAADNFGKETIDFTKYDEKLQAFKDKQIYQRIFEVEEQENTFHIFFQQVDNFKSDYFLWLTAGGIEAGGVRTGKEEKGSKTLESALGDEDENPVNGDG